A region of Leptolyngbyaceae cyanobacterium DNA encodes the following proteins:
- a CDS encoding biopolymer transporter ExbD produces the protein MRLPDESESRMEINITSMIDVIFSILAYFIISSLSLVYSEGLPVNLPQASTAQPQKTSQINVSITADGTIALDRQLTDIEQLESALRQKIQPNTESLVVLNADKAVDHGRVVAVMDRLRRVKGAKLAIATQKQ, from the coding sequence ATGCGACTACCCGATGAGTCAGAAAGCCGCATGGAAATTAATATCACGTCTATGATTGACGTGATTTTCTCGATTTTGGCTTACTTCATTATTTCGTCTCTTTCGTTGGTATATTCTGAAGGATTGCCAGTTAATTTACCGCAAGCTTCCACCGCTCAACCGCAAAAAACCTCTCAGATTAATGTATCGATTACTGCTGACGGTACGATCGCGCTCGATCGTCAATTAACCGATATAGAACAGTTAGAATCGGCACTCCGTCAAAAAATTCAACCTAATACGGAATCTTTAGTGGTTTTAAATGCCGATAAAGCTGTCGATCACGGTCGCGTCGTTGCAGTAATGGATCGCTTGCGGCGAGTCAAAGGGGCAAAATTAGCGATCGCGACTCAGAAGCAATGA
- a CDS encoding MotA/TolQ/ExbB proton channel family protein encodes MNAIEFFLAGGIVAWPLLVFSIAGLALIAERSLFWFRVHRRQSRVVREVLKLYPQKPSTAINILKQNADLPIARIFLEALELDRPTPEEFRLALESAAQAEIPTFKRFSTVFETIIAISPLLGLLGTVLGLMTAFSSLRLGEAAGAKSANVTGGISEALISTVMGLVVAITTLMFANTFRSFYIRQLAMIQEYGGQLELLYRRQYEQGETYATTR; translated from the coding sequence ATGAATGCTATCGAGTTTTTTCTGGCTGGCGGTATCGTCGCTTGGCCATTACTAGTGTTTTCGATCGCGGGACTGGCACTGATTGCAGAACGATCGTTGTTTTGGTTTCGGGTGCATCGCCGCCAAAGTCGGGTAGTAAGAGAGGTTTTGAAGCTATATCCGCAAAAGCCATCTACCGCCATTAACATACTCAAACAGAATGCGGATTTGCCGATCGCTCGCATTTTTCTAGAAGCCTTAGAGTTAGATCGTCCGACTCCAGAAGAATTTCGTCTCGCTTTGGAAAGTGCCGCACAAGCAGAAATACCGACATTTAAACGTTTTAGTACGGTTTTTGAAACAATTATCGCCATTTCTCCCTTACTGGGACTATTAGGAACGGTTTTAGGATTGATGACGGCTTTTTCTTCTCTCAGATTAGGAGAGGCGGCGGGAGCGAAAAGTGCCAACGTTACAGGTGGTATTAGTGAAGCGCTAATTTCAACAGTGATGGGATTAGTGGTAGCAATTACAACGCTGATGTTTGCGAATACGTTTCGCAGCTTTTACATAAGACAGCTAGCCATGATTCAAGAATACGGCGGTCAGTTGGAATTACTCTATCGCCGTCAATACGAACAAGGAGAAACATATGCGACTACCCGATGA